Within the Rosa rugosa chromosome 2, drRosRugo1.1, whole genome shotgun sequence genome, the region agcttgtaacaatgtcgtaagaggtgtaattactattattagaactaagattacacaaaataggactcaaTATTACCgttgtgacaacaaatttgttgtcacttttgtaaatgtgggtatgagatacccacaagtacactagaatttccctaACAATTACATATATGTTTGTGTGCAGATATGATATTTCACTGGCGGTAAATACTTTTGGAGTTCTGCAAGTGTTAAGCTTTGCGAACAAATGTTTCAAACTACAGATACTTCTCCATGTATCAACTGGTTAggattacttttcttttctagttaaGATGGGTTGGTCTACATAATAAATTTTGTAGTTTGGTTCAGTTAATGGCGGCCAGCTTACAAGTATAGTGAAAAAGAAAACTAATTGATAAGGGGGAGACTCGTACTAGAAGACTATATAAACTAAAAAGAATATAATCAGAAATCTCATATATATTTCCTCACTGATGGTGAATTATATGTTTCCAGCTTACGTGTGTGGGGAAAGGGCGGGGCTCATACCAGAAGACTCATCTTCAATGGATAAGATGGTAAAGGAGATGggtaattttgattttgaagcaGTGGAAAAGGGCCTTGTGCAGGAGAAATTGAATGAACTAAAAGCACTAGATGCTTCAGAAGAAGTTGTTACAAACACAATGAAGGATTTTGGCATTAACAGGTCTTTGACTTAGCATCCATGCATTAACAAAGCCTAGCTACTACACTAATATGACCCTATTTAATTTCTATTTGGATTTTTGTCTACACAAATTAAACTTTAGGGCTAGACTATATGGATGGCCAAACACGTATGTGTTCACAAAAGCAATGGGTGAAATATTTCTACAACGCTCGAAAGACAATTTGCCTCTTGTGGTCGTACGTCCAACAATAGTTACTAGCACTTACAAAGAACCATTTTCCGGTTGGATCCAAGGTTTCAGGTAAGATAGCCAGCTTCAATGTACTTTATGAGTTTTAGGTGATAAAATTAATTTTGTCTAATTCAAACACCCAACATTGTTTAATCATGTCATTACTAACTATTCAATCTTGGTGTATGCAGAACTATTGATAGTGTAATTGCTGGTTATTGCAAAGGCAAGCTGACATGCTTGCTTGTCGATCCTGCAACAGTACTCGATATAGTAAGTCATTCAGTCAATTaccagtaatttttttttttttttgcttgataTGTGAATGATCTAAAGGGACTTAAATTTTGAACTTTGGCCGCAGATTCCTGTTGACATGTTGGTAAATTCAATAATCATAGCAATGGTGGCAAATGCAAATCAGTCTTCTGGAAATATTATTTATCATGTCGGATCCTCACTGAGAAACCCTTTGAATTTCTTTCAAATGCACAACTTTATCTTCCAATACTTCACCAAGAATCCATGGCTTGATAAGGATGGTAAGCCTGTCATTGTTACCAAGGGTACAATATTGACGACTATGGCTACTTTTCGCATGTACATGAATATTCGCTACATGCTACCTTTGAAGGTTTGTGCAAGGAAGCTTCAAATTTATATCATGGAataattgtttctttttctttaacagTCAACGATTCTTGTTCTTTGTAATTTTaatttcattcttctttttcagGGATTGAAGTTCATGAACAAAGCATTCGGCCAGTATTTCCAAGAGATATATGTCAACTATAGTCGGAAACTCGACTTAGTCATGCGCTTGGTAGAGCTATACGAACCCTATATGCTATTCAAAGGAATGTACGTGTGTTTTTctatttaattatttagtttAATGATTTCTTATATTTACTATAATCATCCATTGACATTAAGAATGTTTGGTGAGTTGTGTAGCTTTGATGACACCAATACAGAGAAGTTGTGGAGGACAGCAAGGGAGAGTTTCATAGAGGTTGAAAGTTTTAATTTTGATGCGACATGCATAGATTGGGAAGAGTACATCATGCATACTCACATTCCTGGCCTCCTAAAACATGTTTTGATCAAATGATAACTACATCTGAGAAGCACATACATTGTCACACGTCATACATGAATCTTGTTATAACTCATATAATTGAAGAAGGAAATTAGGTGGTCCAAAGTTCTTTCCTATACTTTATATGGATGATCAGTTTATCGTTGTGGTTGATCCAATATTATGAATTATCGCTTTTCTTTGTTGTTTagggtttattttatttttatatttttaaagaATGTGTTATTCTTTTAGCGATTTAGTCTTCGAAATGACATTATGTATTCATTATTTCAATACTATAATTATCGGCAAATGCAACATTTGCTTTGCCACGAATTAAACAATGGTGGGAGCTTTCACTGTTAATTTGAGTGCAATGTAGTTGGTATTTTATCTCACGACTGCTTATAAATGTGGATAAGGAAATTCCTATTGTACTAAAACTTGATAATGGTCATTGAAAATTCCTGTTATATTCATTTCTTTATCTCTCCTCTCTATTCTCTCCCTTCAGTCCTCTTACACTTGCATCTTCTTCTCTTGTCCTTGAACTCACCGAAATCATCAATCCATCATCCAATGAATTTTTCCTTCAACTTGTTAAGCCTCAGCACCTTGTCTTAGATCCCAGTTTATTTACTTCTTAGTGGATCTATCAAATTTGTATGGGTCTATGCCAATCATCTCTAATCCAAGATCCACAAATTTTATTGAAAACCATTCAACAACGACATTACTTGATCGAAGACTACCGCGCAGCTATATTTGATTGCCTCTCACCGACTCACTCAACATAAGGTGTGTCCAGACCAttacaattataaaatagaaatGGATCAATGTGTACCAAATTACTGGCATTTTCATTTCCTTGTATTGTACTATTCTGCACATTGCAAGTATTTATTAAGCTATGCTCTTGGCAATGTAGTCACGTTTGATGGCCATGTAGTCACAatggtacctcaagttcaatGATATCATTGTCTCCTTCAGTTTTAATTGTTGATTGATGTATATACCTGAAGATCGGTGTGGAAGAAGCTATCGGCCTTACCATTGTCTCCTTCGGTTTTAAAGAAAACATTGTTGATCTATGTATATACTTAAAGATTAGTGTGGAAGAAGACACCGGCCTTACCATTGTCTCCTTCGGTTTTAAagaagggaaaatttcaagaacagtacatgaagtatCGGCCATTCTAACCTTTTGTGAATCAACTTTCGAAACtatcaaaacggtacatgaaTTTCAAATCTCAACCTAATTTTGGTGTATGCCGTTACATGCTCTGTTAATTAATGTgttttctgtcaaatttttgaGGGTAAATCCGTTTTTCAAGgatgatggaaaaaaaaacccaactaAATTgagcacctctctctctctctctctctctctctctctccccttcccCCTCGTACTGACCGCAACCACCACACCACTTCGGGCGAACCGCCACCATCAACTTTCTGCCAGCCACATCACGCCTTGAGGAGGCAGCAACCCTATAAATCGGATCCATACCCAGATCGCAGGCAAACGAGCCAACCCAGATCTGAACAATCTGATCCGAGCCACGACATGCCGCCCCGACGTCGTCCCCATCAAACCGCCTCCGAATCTGCAACAGCACACCATTCCGCCGGCCGGGCCTGCAATTATCGAACCAATCCCAGCTAACCTCCGCAATTTCCCTCTCCCTCACCTTACCGttttgaaattttcccttttctttttctttcttctggaattcttcttccttttccccCTTCACTCTCTTTCTTCACTCTATCTCTTTTACTCTCGCGTCCTTCTTCTTCCCCCTTCTCTGCACGTTGTCTTCACCTTATCCATAGTGCACTTCATCCCAAACACCTTCCTTCTCCCACACCACCGATCTCAACACTCCACCCACAACCAGCCACAAATCCACCATGGTCAACACCAGACCTCAAGCCATACGCCAAATCGCTGCCAACCACCAACCAATCAATCCATTAATCTCGTCCcctctccccctaacggcgacATGTCCTTGCCCAGACCCGAGGATGATCCGGTCCCTCTCCGATCTAAAACCCATTCTAAAACAAATACccattctcttaaaaaaaaaaaaaaaacaatctgaTTGCAGCTCCGACGGCAAAGAATAGCGGGTAAACCTCAAGTTTCAACCACCGGGAAGCCATTGACTGAAAATGAACGGAGAAAATTGGAGAGAGAAGTCTGGAAATGCGAAAAGAGACGGAGCTGAGCCACAAGTTATGGGTTCTTGTGTTTTGGAGCTTATTAGCTATCAAAGTTTCTGACCTTTAACAGTTTTTAATGGGGAGAAGGGGTTAACTCCTTGGCTGGGTTTGAATGGGgaggggggaagagagagagagaacatgaGTTTGCTGGGTTGGGTTTGAACGGGACAAAAGAGAGATaacatattgttttttttttttttttaaatttctctctctccattaaTTATTAATATTAATAATCAATTAATACGAAATTAAGAAGTGACTGAATTGCCCCTTAAAGTTTGACAGAAATCACATTGACTAACGGAGAATGTAACGGCATACACCAAAATTAGGTTGAGATTTGAAAttcatgtaccgttttgataGTTTCGAAAGTTGATTCATGAAAGGTTAGAATGACCGatacttcatgtactgttcttaaaattttccctTTAAAGAAAACATTGTTGATCGCTGTatatgttgagaatatatagatcccaaatgggaaaaatgagacattgcttataggtttataagggttgggCTACTCCATCCATTAACAATTGGTTTTGAATGTGACCTCCAATTACTTTATCATGCTATTAGAGTTggttatcccacgtgtgcatgcctcacggccacacgggctccacgtcacccaatataagttgtccacgtatatggcttgaaaattcgctaTGTGTTCAGGGGTGTGTTGAGAATATAGATCACACATGAAAAAATGGGaaccttgcctatgagtttataattAAGGGTGTAGACCACACCCTAAATTACTTTATAAGTATATACCTGAATATCAGTGTGGAAGAAGACATCGGCGTAACCTTTGAAAAATATAATCAAGTGTCTACATGATATAATCAAAGTGTCTACATGTGCATTCATATTATAACAGAGTCTACTTAGCATTCATCATCGAAAGCTACTTACGGAGAAAAAGCCTATTATGTATAAGAGTGAACATCATTTTTTCCCAATACCCAAGCTAACAAGGCAGTTGCGATGTGATTTGGAATGCAACATGTAGTAGACTGTAGTAACTTGACATAGCAACCTGTTTAGGccgtttatttatttttccttatgCGTTCATTTTCCTTTACACTGCACAttgaaataaattaaatcagCATCAGCATCAGAAGATCAGTAAATGGCCCGTGGGTGTGCAGAGAACAATTGCCTCTGCAAGGGCTCATAAATTTTCTATGTGTAAAAGAAACCCAAGTTCTAGATTGAACAAGCTCTAACCATATCATTTTTATGGGATCAGATAGTTTCAATAATATTCTATGATATTATTCTTTTCCacctgtttgaacccaaaataacattttttcccgataaGGGGGACTTGAGGAAAATCGGGCCAgtatccgtggcccaagctatatattttcgataagctcggaatatattgtttagaggctaaataaagcctacttgaagATCAAGCAATCGCGAGGCAAATCGTGATATTCATGGATTTACTAGTAATTATCAAGAGATTTGATGATTAATGGTGATTTGCTTGGTTATCAAGATTGTGCAAAACGGGAGGATAAATATACAGGCTGTATATATGGCCGAGATTACGCGAGCGTGAATATCAAGttggccatatatatatatttcccaTGCAATTATGGTCTTTGGTTGATCAATTAAGGAAGAAGTCAAGGTGGGCCACCAGCTAAGCTTTCCCATGCAATTGATGGTAGCTGGACGTGGGAGGGATAGGAAGCATGTGATCATCCTTGATTGTCAATAATGAaggaatacatatgtatatatatatgtgatgtGGTGGCTCATGCATGGTGCAATTAAGGACAAGTCTCTCATGCAATGATGCAATTAAGGTGGACGTGGAACTATTTGCTGCCAATATGTATATGCATGCCGCGATCTACAGAATCTCCGCGACGAGTGCTCGCGaagatatatatgtaattaatgCATATCAAACAGATTCacatcaaaactattaagagttttgatttgattcaaggccaataactgtggcctaaaatatagtatttcattcctattaggaaggagaagctgcagagcctatatatagaggctaaagactaTACAGAAAAGGggctctctcatatcaatcaatcctagcgattacaaagcctccccggagcaaaccttcaaccttgttgaaacccggtgaccgtgcgccagtcctagtctctccaagagccgactgtcagcatcaccaaaccaaccggcgaccgtacttccagtcccagtctccccaggagctgactgcgagcgcaaccgccactgttactaccagcgaagcaagggtaacgccctcgcaacccagcgaagctaaagtcacgctttagcgcaacccgtgctttctccaaacttcccagtgattgctctgcttagtctgcaatactaagtatcgattcggtgacgcgaagaggtcacatccaaagtccttatccgtaaggcaaaagtccttttccgaaaggctagagaagaaccttgtgacgaggttagtgctctcctcgtccacagcgcttgaagaagaagtcaggtcaagggactaccccaacgactgcaccccgcggtgctggcacgcctgcgcaatcactcgctcaaaagagacagtttgcaagccaactggttttggagccaaacattttggcacgcccagtgggactgcactagagtctttttgtaatcaccatcattgggatgccagagggaaatctttaccaaaggaaattcctaaagtgaaaaaatggccaatgttgccaccattggcgacactacgacaagggaggctttcgttgcgaagcctattccagagggagcaaCCACCGAGGTCGCTCTCGCGATCATGAGGGAAAACGTTGAAAATCATAGCAGGTGGTTAGCCGCTGATTTAGAAAGAAAACAGGCGAGGTTAGACCAGATCATACGCGAAACAAACCAGCGCATAGCCCAACTGGACGACGAGTCGAAAAAGGAAGCGATTGAGTCTAGAACGCAAGCCAGAAGAATCGCTGAGGAGCATACTCAGCAACAAAAGCAGGTCGTGGAGGCCATCGCAAGCCAAAACAAGACTGCTCAAGTCAGTTCGCATcaaggcgaattggaacgtcaagaagctgctcgcgaagaggttgtttctgagactGAATTGCCTATTGGTGGCAATCAATCCAAGGgtactgatcaagccaaatatgtggctactaatcagatgcatggggggcaagatgcaGACCACGTTGATTCCCATGATCAACATAAGCAAGTTCATGTTCAAATTAATTATGATTCGGCTGCTGGACGCCACCTTGATCAAGAAATTGATCATAATCATGGTCAAGAACATGACCCACTCAATTATGACCATGCAGGGGATCAATTAAAGCATGGCCCACCTTGCAATCATCAATTTTGCCTTGGccatgctactggacgtcatggtgAAGATGGCCACAAtcatggccaacttaattatcaattaagttgtggtcttgggaagccaatttgtggctttattaatcaattctacttcaatttcttcatcagtgcttcaaggccaagcggtggttttgatatatgtggaggatACATATGCAACCCACCTTGCAAGAATGGCCAGaataattattctagtggccaatttGTCCTTCGCGACTgcaaatttgagtatcatcaatacaagttaactcttgtttacaattatcaagCTTCAAATTTCTGGCAAGAGAAATTTATTTATGATACTAAACAGTCCATAGAGGCGTCtcaatatgatgcctggaaagAAAATAGAGGCAAACAAATATTTGATATGCCTATTTGTGAAGAAGAGATCAATTCATCAAATTTTGGTGATTCTAAATATGATCTCAACATGGAGCCAATATatgatgaatatgatgatgattacaatttaattattggttccaaaaatcatatgcAGGAGTACAAGTCCTTTGAGGCTCTTGACCAACAAGTGGTCAAGTACAatagccaatctgtggcttattctgaagacaccatgttctatgatatggtagttggcaacaaagccgatcttgggacatcgttatctccaaaattgcaattgaagatcatgcttcgtcaaccaacaaagatacttggggggcaatattACTCCTTCTACGAGCCAAATTTCTTCCAAGTTTTcgacgcgaagtatctttgttacATTCCGGCAAGCTCCCGCAAGAGaggttttcatgctataaattttgatgcatcggagcttggagtgaagcataggtggcctcccccgtggccttctagaggttagccaaacgcactgctgctagcttctttctttgcttttaactctctgtcaattttcagCTTGCATCTTCcttttagtttaaaaaaaaaaaaaatagaaaaagaaaaaatacaaaaagagtttcaaattggtGCATCGCAGAGGAtgcaaaaattgtgttcttgcctaacaGTGGCTTGAACTTTCTGATATACTTAGAGGCCATTAGTTTTggcctgggcacatatacaagaggcatttaatatgcttAATATGGCATCAACAATacttttgccaataattgtggcgaaaatAGAGGGCTGCGCTTAAAGCCAGCGAAGTGGTTTTGATTGCATGGCCTCGCGAAGAGGGTTCGCGAAGATTGGTGATTAATCGTTCACTGCTCGCATATATATGAAGAAGGAGAGCACGTGGTCTCTCAGCATGCAGCGGCTGCAGATTGTTCGCGAAGCTATTTGACATAATTATCAACACCGCGCTACTTGAATAACATGGAAGCACGTGATGACGACATTGAAGAGCTTCTACAAAGCACCGCGAAGATGTAGGGCCAGCGAAGTGGTGGCTTTGATAGCATTGGTTTAATTGCCTTAATCATTCCAATCATAGGTACATGAAGCATTATAAGTGCACACATGATAATTCTTGGGTTGCTTAGTTGTTGGAGCCATACGTATCCCTCAGCTTTGGCATAAATATATATCAGATGATGCTAGCTGGCTTAATTGTCAGCACTTGCCGAAGACACCCAGCCTTCATTGCAAGACACTCTGCCAAGGGTGGTCGCGTGCGCGAAGAGTCCAGAAAGGGACCATCAAGTTAGCAAACATTCGCGGGCGGAGCCCATTATCATAGCGAGAGAGTGGCCGCGAAGCGCGAAGGCGAGTGGCCGCAAAGCGCGAAGGCGAGTGGCCGCGAGCGAGTGCTCGCGAAGGAGGCTGCGCGACCGCGACTGTTTGTGATAAACGTTTTCGCGAATGCTTTCTAGCGAGCACTAATCGAGCAAGCGGAGTTCACTGATATACCTCGCCTGGGCTTCGCCAGCGAGCTTCGCCAGAAATTTCCAACAAGCTATGCTCCAACCGAGGCGAATTCGATCTATAGGGCCAGCGAATGGTCTTTAATGGATAGTATGCCAGTACAGTGGCAGAAGTCGAGACAGAGACAAGAGAAAGGGAGGTTCTCAATGCCATAGCAGCTTCAGAGAGAGTTATAATCCCGTCGGCGAGGAAAGAAGCAGATTGATATCCAGGGGACTCCATATCCAGGCAAGATTAATCCACAGCTCCCACTGCCGCTGCGAGGAATCAAGCGCAATCTCCAGGAAGTAACTATTGTTTCATTGTTTGTACACTGGTTGTTGGTAAATTAATCTCTTGTGGGTCATTCTGTTGAGCCATAGTCAAAAATCTGCGAATCTGGGATATGCATACAAGGTGTTTGATGGAGTGCCTGAGAGAAACATCTTGTGAAGATAACGCGCGCAGGCTTTGGGGGCATAACTGTTGCCTCAAGATTACAATCCTCAACAGAACACAGTGGTAGTCTCGTGGTGATTTCGCATGGAATGTGAAGATTTCATGAGAAGATTAGTAGCAGCAGTGTTCCTTGGTTAGTGCTTCACAAATGCACCATGGGATGTCAACTACACGCAAGTCAGCAGATTGATGATTATCACAAGTGATGTATGCCAATTACAGCGACAGTGCGCATTGATTTGCAGAGAAGGCAGCTACATTGAATACTGCATAGCTCGAACATTCTCCCAGGTATCAGAGGCTTTGAGCCAATGGGTGGTTTTTGCTTATATGCATATTTGAATGCCTAACTGATGGCTATATGTATGTGTGCCAGTCTAGTGGCTAATGCTTTATATAGGCCATCAAGCTCTTTATTAAGAGATTCAAATAATGAATTGCAGCGTGTTCTTACCCACTGGGGGAAGCATAAAAGAGGCTTGAAATCGTTTGGTTAGCCTAATGGCTTTTATATATAAGCGTGTACAGGGTGCCTATAGAGGTACTGAGACCAAAGGCAATTTGGCGTTGAGGCGTATTTAAGTTATATTCAACCAGCAGCAAGCGATCAGTCGCAGGCCTAGATCACAATTATGAAGGCTCGTCAGCATTTGCTTTATACATAGGCTGATAAGTAGCCTAGTCTGGGGCTGCTGCACGTCATGAGCAGGCTTAGCTAGACATGATGTTAGCTCGATTTGATCACTGCATGTTCTGTTCATGACTATTTATGGTTGATGTTCTTCAATAAAAGACTACGTCGCAACAGCTTCGTGGCAGCAACTGAAAGCATAAAGATGGTGTTTTGGTTTGATTCATAAAGGACAGAGCTGGAGGTGCAATTTTCTATTGCCAAATATTAACCACAAATCACGGGGAGAAAAGCAGGATTGAAGTTGCAGGACCACCATTCCTCCTTTGTCAAAGAGTTCACACCTACAGGAAGTAGGAGGTGATCTAATTTggctttatatatatatcaacacaGGGCCTACCTTGTGGCTACATGTACTTTAGTCAGGTTGATGGCTATGAGCAAGTGCACCGGTGCTATTTTGCCCGGGCACCAGCTCAGCTTTCATTGATTTTGACTGGGTATAATCAAAATCAGGCTTCCACCGGTCCAATTATGACTGGGCAAACTTTGGCTTGGCATGACCCAGGTCAAATTAATGGGCAAGCCCATGACTAAACTCTTGCCCGGAGGCATCTGGCTGCCAGCTGAAGGAAGAGAGGAACGTGGGTGATGTCATTGGCTGACGCACCTTATCAAACGCGTTGCAAGCCCAGAGTGGAGGACACGGCTCAATAGAAACGCGCCATGTGGCCAAGCATCAGACTGAAATGCAtttttgtcgcgtagcgacagTGAGTGAGCTCAGGGGACAGGTGGCATCGGGCCGTTGGCTTGTTCAGAAAATTTGAAACCAACGGTCCTTTAATCTGGGCCGTTGGTTTCAATTAATGTTTACAATCCGACGGTGGaattaatatgtatatatatgaatgaTGCTGTTCAGAATCCAACGATAAAAACCAACGGTAGTTTTTAATATGTATATACATTAATTGTAACGGTAAGAAACGGtaagaaaaaaattgttaaaaaattctaaaaatttctctataaatacctagcATTTTCTTgacatctcacacccaaaaaattaGAGTTCATAGTTACAcattcctcctcttcatatagctctcaCCATTCAATTTTTTCATTATCCAATATGGCCGAACAAATGGGAAACACACGTCCAGTGCCCGGACAAGagggagatcaaagtgaagatacccaagataaaaggagatggacggatgaggaagatgttcaattgtgcaagtcttggaaagtTGTAAGCCAAGATCCGGCTGTGggcacaaataaaaaaaaaaacgacttaTGGTTGCGAGTGAAGCGACACTTTGACGCAAATTGGCCCAAGAGCCGAACAACCCAATCTTTGCAGGgaaggtggaaaattttgaaggttgaactttttgagtggcattgtgcattaaggcaagcgaaaaattggtacaagagcggttcgaatgcggttgatgaggtatgtatttgttgataaatcatttaatttgttgatacattatagtaaaatattacaTGATAATCATTATTTATAATATCattttaattgtagtaattgctTTTTGTTACAATTAAGAGTTcatagttgataaataatgatgtaattacaacgatgtttatatttgtacttgtTGATTTTTGTTGTAAAACGGTAAAAATAcattcttattaaaattatgacctttatattttttgataaatcatttaatttgttgatacattatagtaaaatatgtcttgataaataatgtaataattataatatcgttttaattgtagtaattgtttttctttataattaaaataattagttgataaataatgatgtaattacaacgatgtttatatttgtactaattgcattttttattactttttttaattacgTAGCAAGATGAAGCACAAAAATTGTGGCATAACGGGATGAAGAAAAAAGGGAAGATCAAAAGACACCTGTTTCAGAGTTTTGATAGTTACGCTGTTGTGGAGGGCTTTGCACAATTTAAAGACTTCCCTAGCCATACATCCGGAGGAACATCAAATGTAGGAAGTCAACATACGCACACACAACCAATTGCTGAAAATTCCCccatcaacttggacatggatgtAGATGAGGTAATTGCAGGTGAAACTGCAGGTCCAaatgtgaggcctcaaggaaggaaGGCTGCGAAAGAAGCAATCCGGAAAGCCAAAAAGGCAGCGAAAGAAGGAAGTCCTTACTCAAGCAGTCTCGAGAGTATAGCGAACAACCAAATAGAGGCAACGAAGGGCAAGAAAAAACTCGATGACGAATTCGCTCGAAGTCtccaagaggaagagaaaagagcATGTATCCTCTTGCAAATCGAAATGCGAAAAGAGCAACTCCTATTTCAAGAAAGGCAAGATCGAATTAAAGAGATGGAAGAGCGTattaaagagagggaagagcgtattatggagatTGATACAAGTAAAATGACGCCAAATAAAAAGCGTTATtggtcaagaaaacaaaagaagataacGGAGAAAGAAGATCTTGACGAGCAGCCGCCACCTTCTatgggtggatactatccgcaaccaaattttggtggtgcatttccacaaccaaattttggtggtgcatacccacaacctccttaccccggtgcattcccacaacctcccttaaccggtggattcccaccacctcccttcaccggtggattcccacaacccccttaccccggtggatactatccgcaaccaccttaccccgagGGATATCCTACACAACCACAATTTTCACCTTTCTCTACGGGTGAGTCCACCAACCCGTACCCTAACCCTAATGATGAGCCTTCAAACACAAATTACCTTTCTAGAGAGGATGAGGATTATGATTTGAACAATTAGGTTATTATGCATGTTTGTTATTGTATTGTACTTTttcctagtttttcatttatgtaagcgacaatttaatgaaataaaagttgtatttggAAATTCCATGTATTAAAGCACACACCTTATATTCAAATAAATAACacataataaacataaaaaagaacAGTAAATTTAAATAGTAAATTGCATAATTATGACATTAATTATCcgtaaatatattttatttgtttcaaaaaaattttaaaaacctATGAACAGTAAAACAAGAACGGTAAATAGTCATAGTGAA harbors:
- the LOC133734759 gene encoding fatty acyl-CoA reductase 1-like, with the protein product MGLDSILGYLQNKTILITGATGFLGMVFVEKILRVQPNVKKLYLLVRASDTKSATHRMQDEIIGKELFRVLREKWGADFDSFISEKVVALPGDVTFENLGVKEPRLVEELYNEIQIIFNSAAITNFDERYDISLAVNTFGVLQVLSFANKCFKLQILLHVSTAYVCGERAGLIPEDSSSMDKMVKEMGNFDFEAVEKGLVQEKLNELKALDASEEVVTNTMKDFGINRARLYGWPNTYVFTKAMGEIFLQRSKDNLPLVVVRPTIVTSTYKEPFSGWIQGFRTIDSVIAGYCKGKLTCLLVDPATVLDIIPVDMLVNSIIIAMVANANQSSGNIIYHVGSSLRNPLNFFQMHNFIFQYFTKNPWLDKDGKPVIVTKGTILTTMATFRMYMNIRYMLPLKGLKFMNKAFGQYFQEIYVNYSRKLDLVMRLVELYEPYMLFKGIFDDTNTEKLWRTARESFIEVESFNFDATCIDWEEYIMHTHIPGLLKHVLIK
- the LOC133728976 gene encoding glutathione S-transferase T3-like, translated to MAEQMGNTRPVPGQEGDQSEDTQDKRRWTDEEDVQLCKSWKVVSQDPAVGTNKKKNDLWLRVKRHFDANWPKSRTTQSLQGRWKILKVELFEWHCALRQAKNWYKSGSNAVDEQDEAQKLWHNGMKKKGKIKRHLFQSFDSYAVVEGFAQFKDFPSHTSGGTSNVGSQHTHTQPIAENSPINLDMDVDEVIAGETAGPNVRPQGRKAAKEAIRKAKKAAKEGSPYSSSLESIANNQIEATKGKKKLDDEFARSLQEEEKRACILLQIEMRKEQLLFQERQDRIKEMEERIKEREERIMEIDTSKMTPNKKRYWSRKQKKITEKEDLDEQPPPSMGGYYPQPNFGGAFPQPNFGGAYPQPPYPGAFPQPPLTGGFPPPPFTGGFPQPPYPGGYYPQPPYPEGYPTQPQFSPFSTGESTNPYPNPNDEPSNTNYLSREDEDYDLNN